One genomic window of Cygnus atratus isolate AKBS03 ecotype Queensland, Australia chromosome 16, CAtr_DNAZoo_HiC_assembly, whole genome shotgun sequence includes the following:
- the BCL2L1 gene encoding bcl-2-like protein 1 produces MSSSNRDLVIDFVSYKLSQKGYSWSQLEEEDENRTDLAAEAGTDGVLNGSPSWHPPASQVVNGAAVHRSSLEVHEIVRSAAVRQALREAGDEFELRYRRAFSDLTSQLHITPGTAYQSFEQVVNELFRDGVNWGRIVAFFSFGGALCVESVDKEMRVLVGRIVAWMTTYLTDHLDPWIQENGGWERFVDLYGNDAAAEMRKGQETFNKWLLTGATVAGVLLLGSLLSRK; encoded by the exons ATGTCCAGCAGCAACCGGGACTTGGTGATTGACTTTGTTTCCTACAAGCTGTCGCAGAAGGGCTAcagctggagccagctggaggaggaggatgagaaCAGGACTGACCTCGCGGCGGAGGCCGGCACGGACGGGGTGCTCAACGGGAGCCCGTCCTGGCACCCGCCCGCCAGCCAGGTAGTGAACGGCGCCGCCGTGCACCGGAGCAGCCTCGAGGTCCACGAAATCGTTCGGTCAGCCGCCGTGAGGCAGGCGCTGCGAGAAGCGGGGGACGAGTTTGAGCTGAGGTACCGCCGGGCCTTCAGCGACCTCACCTCCCAGCTCCACATCACCCCCGGCACGGCGTACCAGAGCTTCGAGCAGGTGGTGAACGAACTCTTCCGCGATGGAGTGAACTGGGGGCGCATCGTGGCTTTCTTCTCCTTCGGAGGGGCGCTGTGCGTGGAGAGCGTCGACAAGGAGATGCGGGTACTGGTGGGGCGCATTGTGGCGTGGATGACCACGTACTTGACCGACCATCTAGACCCCTGGATCCAGGAGAACGGCGGATGG gAGCGGTTTGTGGACCTCTACGGGAACGATGCTGCTGCGGAGATGAGGAAGGGCCAGGAGACCTTCAACAAATGGCTCCTGACCGGGGCGACGGTGGCCGGAGTGCTCCTGCTGGGATCCCTGCTGAGCCGCAAGTGA
- the MYLK2 gene encoding LOW QUALITY PROTEIN: myosin light chain kinase 2, skeletal/cardiac muscle (The sequence of the model RefSeq protein was modified relative to this genomic sequence to represent the inferred CDS: deleted 1 base in 1 codon), with protein sequence MEQDGVAGSAADAGGAGSTAPPGAEASTTPRAPPDAEPAEGKGPAAAQAQGAGQEEPGKEKAAAAEARDAGRKEPAKEEPKGGEAEPSEKGPAAAGARDGGKEEPVKGKALPEGEPQGGTAEPAEGKVPAAAQARGAGKGEPPKKAEAAAEPQAGNAAQPAQEKGPAGAGAQDGGKEEPTEKAGGVPEAEGGGKTEPTEGKAPAAVEAEGGKAEPAEGTAQARDGAGEEPVKEKAPAAAKAQEGGKKAAKAEKTPAAKKPAKEKAPAAVKDGGKEAPVKEKATAAPAKVEKSAAVTKAQDGGKGEPPKEGATAAAKEEATAAAEKAPATATAQDGGKEPTKEEAPAAAEAQPEGEKAAGAEVTSKQQPPRGPEPARPALLQSLSCPAACQREERPGAEVAAMEMIPEETAVAAATEGLVEPALAQGDLRPPKQPDPAGSAGIPQERTLPGAAGQPQPASEPPGDAEQPGPGAAGQPSSTEGEPPPSPYLTPDFGKEDPFEILDDVPPPPAPFAHRIVTLRSASVSSQFSLSSKEILGGGKFGEVHTCTEKQTGLKLAAKVIKKQGAKDKEMVLLEIDVMNQLNHRNLIQLYDAIETPREIILFMEFIEGGELFERIVDDDYHLTEVDCMVFVRQICEGIRFMHHMRVLHLDLKPENILCVAATGHMVKIIDFGLARRYNPQEKLKVNFGTPEFLSPEVVNYEQVSYSTDMWSMGVITYMLLSGLSPFLGDNDTETLNNVLAANWYFDEETFEGISDEAKDFVSNLIIKEKSGRMSAGQCLKHPWLNNLAEKAKRCNRRLKSQVLLKKYVMRRRWKKNFIGVCAANRFKKITSSGSLTALGV encoded by the exons ATGGAGCAGGACGGCGTGGCGGGCAGCGCGGCCGATGCCGGGGGGGCTGGGAGCACGGCC CCCCCCGGAGCAGAGGCCAGCACAACCCCGCGTGCCCCCCCAGACGCAGAGCCCgcagaggggaaggggccggCTGCTGCCCAGGCTCAGGGTGCAGGGCAGGAAGAGCCCGGGAAGGAGAAGGCTGCGGCTGCTGAGGCTCGGGATGCGGGGAGAAAGGAGCCTGCCAAGGAGGAGCCCaagggaggggaggcagagccctCGGAGAAGGgcccggctgctgctggggctcgggACGGAGGAAAGGAAGAGCCCGTGAAGGGGAAAGCCCTGCCTGAGGGAGAGCCCCAAGGAGGAACGGCAGAGCCCGCAGAGGGGAAGGTGCCGGCTGCTGCCCAGGCTCGgggtgcagggaagggagagccCCCCAAGAaggctgaggctgcagcagagccccaggcagGGAATGCAGCACAACCTGCACAGGAGAAGGGCccggctggagcaggggctcaGGATGGAGGCAAGGAAGAGCCCACGGAGAAAGCCGGAGGTGTTCCAGAGGCTGAGGGCGGAGGAAAAACAGAGCCCACGGAAGGGAAGGCTCCAGCTGCGGTGGAGGCTGaaggagggaaggcagagcccGCAGAGGGGACAGCACAGGCTCGGGATGGAGCGGGGGAAGAGCCTGTGAAGGAGAAGGCGCCCGCTGCTGCAAAGGCtcaggagggagggaagaaagctgcaaaggcagagaagaCCCCAGCTGCAAAAAAGCCTGCAAAGGAGAAGGCCCCTGCTGCTGTAAAG GATGGAGGCAAAGAAGCTCCTGTGAAGGAGAAAGCCACAGCAGCTCCCGCAAAGGTGGAAAAAAGTGCAGCTGTGACAAAGGCTCAGGATGGAGGCAAAGGAGAGCCTCCGAAAGAAGGAGCCACAGCTGCTGCGAAGGAGGaagccacagcagctgct gaaaaggccCCAGCAACAGCAACGGCCCAGGATGGGGGCAAGGAGCCCACGAAAGAGGAGGCCCCAGCCGCTGCAGAGGCTCAGCCTGAAGGGGAGAAAGCGGCCGGTGCGGAGGTGACGAGCAAGCAGCAGCCACCGAGGGGCCCCGAGCCCGCGCGCCCGgctctgctgcagagcctgAGCTGCCCAGCCGCCTGCCAAAG GGAGGAGCGGCCCGGGGCGGAGGTGGCTGCGATGGAGATGATACCGGAGGAGACCGCGgtggcagcagcaacagaaggTCTGGTGGAGCCCGCCCTGGCCCAGGGGGACCTGCGGCCCCCCAAGCAGCCTGACCCCGCGGGCAGCGCTGGCATCCCGCAGGAGAGGACATTGCCCGGTGCcgcagggcagccccagcccgctTCGGAGCCTCCCGGCGACGCGGAGCAGCCTGGCCCCGGTGCCGCGGGGCAGCCGTCCTCGACGGAGGGAGAgccaccccccagcccctaCCTCACCCCCGATTTTGGGAAGGAAGACCCTTTTGAGATACTGG ACGAcgtccccccgccgcccgcgccctTTGCGCACCGCATCGTCACGCTGCGGTCGGCCAGCGTCAGCTCCCAGTTCAGCCTCAGCTCCAAGGAGATCCTGGGGGG GGGCAAGTTTGGCGAAGTCCACACGTGCACCGAGAAGCAGACGGGGCTCAAGCTGGCTGCCAAAGTCATCAAGAAGCAGGGCGCCAAGGACAAG GAGATGGTGCTGCTGGAGATCGACGTGATGAACCAGCTGAACCACCGGAACCTCATCCAGCTCTACGACGCCATCGAGACGCCCCGGGAGATCATCCTCTTCATGGAGTT CATTGAGGGCGGCGAGCTCTTCGAGCGGATCGTCGACGACGACTACCACCTGACGGAGGTGGACTGCATGGTGTTCGTCCGGCAGATCTGCGAGGGCATCCGCTTCATGCACCACATGCGCGTCCTCCACCTCGACCTCAAG cccgAGAACATCCTCTGCGTCGCTGCCACCGGGCACATGGTGAAGATCATCGACTTCGGGCTGGCTCGAAG GTACAACCCCCAGGAGAAGCTGAAAGTGAACTTTGGCACCCCCGAGTTCCTCTCCCCCGAGGTGGTCAACTACGAGCAGGTCTCCTACTCCACGGACATGTGGAGCATGGGCGTCATCACCTACATGCT CCTCAGCGGCCTCTCCCCCTTCTTGGGCGACAACGACACCGAGACGCTGAACAACGTCCTGGCTGCCAACTGGTACTTCGACGAGGAGACCTTCGAGGGCATCTCCGACGAGGCCAAGGACTTCGTCTCAAACCTCATCATCAAAGAGAAAAG CGGCCGGATGAGCGCAGGGCAGTGCCTGAAGCATCCCTGGCTCAACAACCTGGCAGAGAAGGCGAAGCGCTGCAACCGCCGCCTCAAGTCCCAGGTGCTGCTCAAGAAATACGTCATGCGGCGGCGCTGGAAG AAAAACTTCATTGGGGTGTGTGCTGCCAACCGGTTCAAGAAGATCACCAGCTCGGGGTCGCTGACGGCGCTGGGCGTCTGA
- the TPX2 gene encoding targeting protein for Xklp2 isoform X2 encodes MSHPESRYSFDVPNPCLNFATLSDDDVYNADSWFDQQANLENVPPAENQAKILQNSPAFSKPDTVCSSATSQEITMAENCGEEDGKAENVQSNVVPQNIVGSLTSWRAAAPAEASQRAGRRPAMKQRKTQQRKQPARVKADKNAPALANKEEVPPLKKMRISGSKEKLTEVSPKEEPLHHPDHSPGRGKSKLTMPSTPTMLKRTNLAGKLKSTEEQELEKMQQLQREVMELRKKNEESLKAAIAGAGQPVKRTVGQVTKPIDFHFCTDSRIKQHGESQPENEYKEVDFAAVLRKHPPSPVRLPKGPTIPKPFNLSQGNKRKLEETTSEYVSLAEQVEAFQKRTPSRYHLRSRKSDEGPVSGKPVKARLTNPKTPLLQTKHRFRPVTCKSAVELEAEEIEKIQQYKFKARELDHKILEGGPVLPKKPPVKELTQPVGFDLEIEKRIQERESKKQQEEEHFEFHSRPCPTKILEDVVGVPEKKVLPVTVPKSPVFALKSRTRMSSRDEEKEKEVVPVIKANPMPHYGVPFKPKMPEQRHVEVCPFSFDSRDRERLIQKEKKIEELQKEEVPKFKALPLPYFDRVKLPEKKVKTPTQPEPFHLQIDERGAAKLQSWKQQLKEDLKRQKEAACFKARPNVVVHQEPFVPKKENKPVSVPESFELATERRAKERQEFEKRLANIEARRERLQEEARQREEEREKEEVAKLRQELVHKANPIRRYRNVEVKASDQPLTMPKSPNFSDRFRC; translated from the exons ATGTCTCACCCAGAATCTCGCTATTCCTTCGATGTCCCAAACCCTTGCCTCAACTTTGCGACTTTGAGCGATGATGACGTATACAATGCAGACTCCTGGTTTG ACCAACAAGCAAATCTGGAGAATGTCCCTCCTGCAGAAAATCAGGCCAAGATCTTGCAGAACAGCCCTGCTTTTTCGAAGCCTGATACTGTTTGTTCTTCTGCCACATCACAAGAAATAACAATGG ctgaaaactgtGGTGAAGAGGAtggtaaagcagaaaatgtgcAGTCCAACGTGGTTCCTCAGAATATTGTTGGGTCCCTGAcaagctggagagctgctgcccctgcagaggCATCTCAAAG AGCGGGCAGAAGACCGGCTatgaagcagagaaaaacacaacagcGCAAACAGCCAGCACGAGTCAAAGCGGACAAAAATGCTCCTGCATTGGCTAACAAGGAAGAGGTTCCAcccctgaaaaaaatgagaat CTCTGGCAGCAAAGAGAAGCTGACAGAAGTATCTCCAAAGGAAGAGCCGTTGCATCATCCTGACCATTCcccaggaagaggaaaaagcaaactgacCATGCCCTCCACACCAACGATGTTGAA gaggacTAATCTTGCTGGCAAGCTGAAGAGTACAGAAGAGCAGGAGTTGGAAAAGATGCAGCAGTTGCAGCGAGAGGTTATGGAGCTGCGGAAGAAGAACGAGGAGTCCCTGAAAGCAGCTATTGCTGGAGCAG GACAACCTGTGAAGAGAACTGTTGGTCAAGTAACAAAGCCAATTGACTTTCACTTCTGCACGGATAGTAGAATTAAACAACACGGGGAAAGCCAGCCTGAGAATGAGTACAAGGAAGTGGATTTTGCAGCAGTACTGAGGAAGCATCCTCCTTCTCCG gTGCGACTGCCAAAGGGACCCACTATCCCCAAACCCTTCAATCTGTCccagggaaacaaaagaaaacttgaagaaaCCACGTCAGAATATGTGTCCCTTGCTGAGCAGGTCGAAGCATTCCAGAAACGCACACCCTCTCGTTACCATTTGAGGAGCAGGAAATCTGATGAAG GCCCAGTCTCAGGAAAGCCAGTGAAGGCTCGGCTTACAAACCCTAAAACACCGCTGCTTCAAACAAAGCACCGCTTCAGACCTGTCACCTGCAAGAGTGCAGTGGAGTTGGAAGCagaggaaatagagaaaattcAACA GTACAAATTCAAAGCACGGGAGCTTGATCACAAAATCTTAGAGGGTGGACCAGTCCTGCCCAAGAAACCCCCTGTGAAGGAACTCACACAGCCTGTCGGCTTTGATTTGGAAATAGAGAAAAGGATTCAGGAGCGTGAGAGtaagaagcagcaggaagaagagcaCTTCGAATTCCATTCCAGGCCGTGTCCAACTAAAATCCTGGAGGACGTTGTG GGTGTTCCAGAGAAGAAGGTGCTTCCAGTTACAGTCCCCAAGTCTCCTGTCTTTGCCTTGAAAAGCAGAACCCGAATGTCTAGCAGAGATGAAGAGAAG GAAAAGGAAGTGGTGCCTGTGATCAAAGCTAACCCTATGCCACATTACGGAGTGCCCTTCAAACCTAAAATGCCAGAACAGAGGCATGTGGAAGTTTGCCCTTTCTCTTTTGATTCCCGTGACAGAGAGCGGCtaatacaaaaagagaaaaaaatagaggaattGCAGAAGGAAGAG GTGCCGAAGTTCAAGGCGCTACCTCTGCCTTATTTTGACCGTGTTAAGCTGCCAGAAAAGAAGGTCAAAACTCCAACTCAGCCTGAACCATTCCATCTACAGATTGATGAAAGGGGAGCTGCTAAGCTACAGAGCTGGAAACAGCAG CTTAAAGAAGActtgaaaaggcagaaagaggcAGCGTGTTTTAAAGCTCGTCCCAATGTAGTGGTGCACCAGGAGCCTTTTGTGcctaaaaaggaaaataagccAGTATCAG TTCCTGAAAGTTTTGAGCTGGCAACAGAAAGAAGAGCTAAGGAGCGACAGGAATTTGAAAAACGATTGGCAAACATAGAAGCCAGAAGGGAGAGACTTCAAGAAGAGGCCAGACAGCGAGAAGAAGAGCgtgaaaaggaagaagttgCTAAGCTAAGACAAGAACTG GTCCACAAGGCAAACCCCATACGCAGATACCGCAACGTAGAAGTGAAGGCCAGTGACCAGCCGCTAACTATGCCGAAGTCTCCAAACTTTTCAGATAGGTTCCGGTGCTGA
- the TPX2 gene encoding targeting protein for Xklp2 isoform X1 — MSHPESRYSFDVPNPCLNFATLSDDDVYNADSWFDQQANLENVPPAENQAKILQNSPAFSKPDTVCSSATSQEITMAENCGEEDGKAENVQSNVVPQNIVGSLTSWRAAAPAEASQRAGRRPAMKQRKTQQRKQPARVKADKNAPALANKEEVPPLKKMRISGSKEKLTEVSPKEEPLHHPDHSPGRGKSKLTMPSTPTMLKRTNLAGKLKSTEEQELEKMQQLQREVMELRKKNEESLKAAIAGAGQPVKRTVGQVTKPIDFHFCTDSRIKQHGESQPENEYKEVDFAAVLRKHPPSPVRLPKGPTIPKPFNLSQGNKRKLEETTSEYVSLAEQVEAFQKRTPSRYHLRSRKSDEGPVSGKPVKARLTNPKTPLLQTKHRFRPVTCKSAVELEAEEIEKIQQYKFKARELDHKILEGGPVLPKKPPVKELTQPVGFDLEIEKRIQERESKKQQEEEHFEFHSRPCPTKILEDVVGVPEKKVLPVTVPKSPVFALKSRTRMSSRDEEKEKEVVPVIKANPMPHYGVPFKPKMPEQRHVEVCPFSFDSRDRERLIQKEKKIEELQKEEVPKFKALPLPYFDRVKLPEKKVKTPTQPEPFHLQIDERGAAKLQSWKQQLKEDLKRQKEAACFKARPNVVVHQEPFVPKKENKPVSESLSGSVVPESFELATERRAKERQEFEKRLANIEARRERLQEEARQREEEREKEEVAKLRQELVHKANPIRRYRNVEVKASDQPLTMPKSPNFSDRFRC, encoded by the exons ATGTCTCACCCAGAATCTCGCTATTCCTTCGATGTCCCAAACCCTTGCCTCAACTTTGCGACTTTGAGCGATGATGACGTATACAATGCAGACTCCTGGTTTG ACCAACAAGCAAATCTGGAGAATGTCCCTCCTGCAGAAAATCAGGCCAAGATCTTGCAGAACAGCCCTGCTTTTTCGAAGCCTGATACTGTTTGTTCTTCTGCCACATCACAAGAAATAACAATGG ctgaaaactgtGGTGAAGAGGAtggtaaagcagaaaatgtgcAGTCCAACGTGGTTCCTCAGAATATTGTTGGGTCCCTGAcaagctggagagctgctgcccctgcagaggCATCTCAAAG AGCGGGCAGAAGACCGGCTatgaagcagagaaaaacacaacagcGCAAACAGCCAGCACGAGTCAAAGCGGACAAAAATGCTCCTGCATTGGCTAACAAGGAAGAGGTTCCAcccctgaaaaaaatgagaat CTCTGGCAGCAAAGAGAAGCTGACAGAAGTATCTCCAAAGGAAGAGCCGTTGCATCATCCTGACCATTCcccaggaagaggaaaaagcaaactgacCATGCCCTCCACACCAACGATGTTGAA gaggacTAATCTTGCTGGCAAGCTGAAGAGTACAGAAGAGCAGGAGTTGGAAAAGATGCAGCAGTTGCAGCGAGAGGTTATGGAGCTGCGGAAGAAGAACGAGGAGTCCCTGAAAGCAGCTATTGCTGGAGCAG GACAACCTGTGAAGAGAACTGTTGGTCAAGTAACAAAGCCAATTGACTTTCACTTCTGCACGGATAGTAGAATTAAACAACACGGGGAAAGCCAGCCTGAGAATGAGTACAAGGAAGTGGATTTTGCAGCAGTACTGAGGAAGCATCCTCCTTCTCCG gTGCGACTGCCAAAGGGACCCACTATCCCCAAACCCTTCAATCTGTCccagggaaacaaaagaaaacttgaagaaaCCACGTCAGAATATGTGTCCCTTGCTGAGCAGGTCGAAGCATTCCAGAAACGCACACCCTCTCGTTACCATTTGAGGAGCAGGAAATCTGATGAAG GCCCAGTCTCAGGAAAGCCAGTGAAGGCTCGGCTTACAAACCCTAAAACACCGCTGCTTCAAACAAAGCACCGCTTCAGACCTGTCACCTGCAAGAGTGCAGTGGAGTTGGAAGCagaggaaatagagaaaattcAACA GTACAAATTCAAAGCACGGGAGCTTGATCACAAAATCTTAGAGGGTGGACCAGTCCTGCCCAAGAAACCCCCTGTGAAGGAACTCACACAGCCTGTCGGCTTTGATTTGGAAATAGAGAAAAGGATTCAGGAGCGTGAGAGtaagaagcagcaggaagaagagcaCTTCGAATTCCATTCCAGGCCGTGTCCAACTAAAATCCTGGAGGACGTTGTG GGTGTTCCAGAGAAGAAGGTGCTTCCAGTTACAGTCCCCAAGTCTCCTGTCTTTGCCTTGAAAAGCAGAACCCGAATGTCTAGCAGAGATGAAGAGAAG GAAAAGGAAGTGGTGCCTGTGATCAAAGCTAACCCTATGCCACATTACGGAGTGCCCTTCAAACCTAAAATGCCAGAACAGAGGCATGTGGAAGTTTGCCCTTTCTCTTTTGATTCCCGTGACAGAGAGCGGCtaatacaaaaagagaaaaaaatagaggaattGCAGAAGGAAGAG GTGCCGAAGTTCAAGGCGCTACCTCTGCCTTATTTTGACCGTGTTAAGCTGCCAGAAAAGAAGGTCAAAACTCCAACTCAGCCTGAACCATTCCATCTACAGATTGATGAAAGGGGAGCTGCTAAGCTACAGAGCTGGAAACAGCAG CTTAAAGAAGActtgaaaaggcagaaagaggcAGCGTGTTTTAAAGCTCGTCCCAATGTAGTGGTGCACCAGGAGCCTTTTGTGcctaaaaaggaaaataagccAGTATCAG AGAGCCTTTCTGGTTCTGTAGTTCCTGAAAGTTTTGAGCTGGCAACAGAAAGAAGAGCTAAGGAGCGACAGGAATTTGAAAAACGATTGGCAAACATAGAAGCCAGAAGGGAGAGACTTCAAGAAGAGGCCAGACAGCGAGAAGAAGAGCgtgaaaaggaagaagttgCTAAGCTAAGACAAGAACTG GTCCACAAGGCAAACCCCATACGCAGATACCGCAACGTAGAAGTGAAGGCCAGTGACCAGCCGCTAACTATGCCGAAGTCTCCAAACTTTTCAGATAGGTTCCGGTGCTGA